A genomic window from Streptomyces sp. NBC_00234 includes:
- a CDS encoding carbohydrate ABC transporter permease: MFLSPLAIMAVGSLRKPGLPPPGGLELRPDVFWSGNYGTVAGLIPLGQQLLNSVLVVSTAVPVTVLVASWAGFAIAMARPAVRRPLIGIALVMLSMPASAMWVPRKVMLEQLGLTDHTLVVALPAVMGTTPFYVLLFALAYHRIPRSLYEVAAVEQASAFRIWRSVAFPLARPTMFAVAALAFAAYWGNFIDPLILLTTEDDWPVALGLRTLAALEPTLHPLYMAAAVMATAPVALAFLAAQRALAPRRGLET, translated from the coding sequence GTGTTCCTCTCCCCGCTGGCCATCATGGCCGTCGGCTCGCTGCGCAAGCCTGGACTGCCGCCTCCTGGCGGGCTCGAACTCCGGCCGGACGTGTTCTGGTCGGGTAACTACGGGACCGTTGCGGGGCTGATCCCGCTCGGCCAGCAGCTGCTGAACTCGGTCCTCGTCGTGTCAACCGCGGTACCGGTCACCGTACTTGTCGCCTCCTGGGCCGGGTTCGCGATCGCCATGGCGCGCCCCGCCGTACGACGCCCGCTGATCGGCATCGCGCTGGTGATGCTCAGCATGCCCGCGTCCGCCATGTGGGTGCCGCGCAAGGTGATGCTGGAGCAGCTGGGGCTGACCGACCACACCCTCGTCGTCGCGCTGCCCGCGGTCATGGGAACCACACCGTTCTACGTGCTGCTCTTCGCACTCGCCTACCACCGCATCCCACGGTCCTTGTACGAGGTCGCGGCAGTCGAACAGGCATCGGCGTTTCGTATCTGGAGGTCGGTCGCATTCCCACTCGCCCGGCCGACCATGTTCGCCGTGGCCGCGCTCGCCTTCGCCGCCTACTGGGGGAACTTCATCGACCCGCTCATCCTGCTCACCACGGAGGACGACTGGCCAGTCGCACTCGGCCTGCGCACCCTCGCCGCACTCGAGCCGACACTGCATCCGCTCTACATGGCAGCAGCCGTCATGGCCACCGCCCCCGTCGCGCTCGCCTTCCTGGCCGCACAACGAGCGCTCGCCCCCCGCCGCGGCTTGGAGACATGA
- a CDS encoding ABC transporter ATP-binding protein — translation MGIAIHGAHKSYRSRRKQSITALTEVDLQVARGELMVVVGPSGSGKSTLLRATAGLEALDAGRIEIGGRDVTTAAPGDRDISLVFQDYALFPHLTVAENIAFGQRARGVPKTQITTDVDQAASMLGLTAALARYPRELSGGERQRVALARAMIRRPNAFLLDEPLANLDPDLRLRTRAEIRELQRRLGVSMLYVTHDQTEALALGDRIAVVRAGRIEQVGTPDELYARPGTAFIARFIGALPMNLLPPEALGRENGPVTGIRPERTHLAPAGHGHLTGRVAAVEPSGEETVLHVVCPDTTRILVRVPSSAAVPRPGSETGITWSNADEHHFASAEGPRTA, via the coding sequence ATGGGCATCGCAATCCACGGTGCACACAAGTCCTACCGTTCACGCCGTAAGCAGTCCATCACCGCCCTGACCGAGGTCGATCTGCAGGTGGCCAGGGGCGAGCTCATGGTGGTCGTAGGACCGTCAGGTTCCGGTAAAAGCACTCTGCTCAGAGCAACCGCCGGACTCGAGGCACTCGACGCCGGTCGAATCGAGATCGGCGGACGCGACGTCACGACGGCCGCACCGGGCGATCGAGACATTTCACTGGTCTTCCAGGACTACGCGCTCTTCCCCCACCTCACCGTCGCCGAGAACATCGCCTTCGGCCAGCGCGCCCGAGGCGTGCCCAAGACCCAGATCACCACCGACGTCGATCAGGCCGCATCCATGCTCGGCCTCACCGCCGCTCTGGCCCGGTACCCCCGCGAACTGTCAGGTGGAGAACGCCAACGCGTAGCACTCGCCCGGGCCATGATCCGCCGGCCCAATGCCTTCCTCCTCGACGAACCCCTCGCCAACCTCGACCCCGACCTGCGACTGCGCACGCGCGCCGAAATCCGCGAACTCCAGCGCCGCCTGGGCGTGTCGATGCTTTACGTCACCCACGACCAGACCGAGGCACTTGCTCTGGGCGACCGTATCGCCGTCGTCCGAGCAGGCCGCATCGAGCAGGTGGGCACACCTGACGAGCTCTACGCGCGCCCAGGCACGGCATTCATCGCACGCTTCATCGGAGCTCTGCCGATGAACCTGCTGCCACCCGAAGCGCTGGGCCGCGAGAACGGTCCGGTGACCGGCATCCGACCTGAGCGCACACACCTGGCACCTGCCGGACACGGGCATCTGACGGGACGCGTCGCCGCCGTGGAGCCAAGCGGCGAAGAGACGGTCCTTCACGTCGTGTGCCCCGACACCACGCGCATTCTGGTCAGGGTGCCGTCCTCGGCCGCTGTGCCCCGGCCCGGAAGCGAGACCGGCATCACCTGGAGCAACGCCGACGAACACCACTTCGCTTCGGCCGAAGGACCGCGCACCGCATGA
- a CDS encoding ABC transporter substrate-binding protein — MIKRRMALAAGVAALLVGCGTTAVPATSGDTTIRVQVSGEPGETAGYSAIAKTYEQSHPGTKVHIVPVAEKSDHLTRLSTAFAGGNPPDVFLINYREYAQFAARGAIEPIGPRLAGVGVDTADYYQQPISAFTYDGQVQCMPQNLSSLVVYYNRTLFAKAGMQAPTPGWTFEQFKEAAIRLTDDGVHGLGLDPSLVRLAPFVWSNGGDIVDDPEHPTRLTLDTPAARQTLESLVQLVRGDGTGPDRTELAGQDLQARFASGKLAMFLDSRKETPALREVQGLDWDVAALPVTRKPAGVLHSDAYCIARKSKHHDEAARFIAFAIGKDGQRITALSGRVVPSLREVAKSSAFLNPVRKPANSQAFLDGIPHLKSLPVLATWPEIEDIAGEELARAFYDGAPLDDVIKRIDERTRPLFTSSDGTR, encoded by the coding sequence ATGATCAAGCGTCGAATGGCCCTCGCGGCAGGTGTCGCGGCCCTCCTGGTCGGCTGCGGAACCACGGCCGTGCCCGCCACCAGCGGCGACACGACCATCCGTGTCCAGGTCTCGGGCGAGCCGGGGGAGACTGCCGGATATAGCGCGATAGCGAAAACCTACGAGCAGAGCCATCCCGGGACGAAGGTGCACATCGTGCCCGTCGCGGAGAAGTCCGATCACCTCACCCGCCTGTCGACAGCGTTCGCCGGCGGCAATCCGCCGGATGTCTTCCTGATCAACTACCGGGAGTACGCCCAGTTCGCGGCCCGCGGCGCGATCGAACCGATCGGCCCTCGCCTGGCCGGCGTCGGCGTGGACACCGCGGACTACTACCAGCAGCCGATCAGCGCGTTCACGTACGACGGGCAGGTGCAGTGCATGCCCCAGAACCTCTCCTCGCTGGTCGTCTACTACAACCGCACGCTGTTCGCCAAGGCGGGTATGCAAGCCCCGACGCCGGGGTGGACCTTCGAGCAGTTCAAGGAAGCGGCCATCCGACTCACCGACGACGGCGTCCATGGCCTGGGATTGGATCCCTCCCTCGTGCGCCTTGCTCCGTTCGTCTGGAGCAACGGCGGCGACATCGTCGACGACCCCGAGCACCCGACGCGACTCACGCTCGACACACCCGCTGCTCGGCAGACCCTGGAGTCGCTGGTGCAGCTCGTGCGTGGCGATGGAACAGGACCGGACAGAACGGAGCTCGCGGGTCAGGACCTGCAGGCCCGATTCGCCTCCGGCAAGCTCGCGATGTTCCTCGATTCCCGTAAGGAAACCCCGGCCCTGCGCGAAGTACAGGGTCTCGACTGGGACGTCGCCGCCCTGCCGGTGACCCGCAAGCCGGCCGGCGTCCTGCACTCGGACGCCTACTGCATCGCCCGCAAGTCGAAGCACCACGACGAAGCCGCCCGCTTCATCGCCTTCGCCATCGGGAAGGACGGCCAGCGGATCACCGCGTTGAGCGGACGTGTGGTGCCCTCCCTTCGCGAGGTCGCCAAGTCGTCGGCCTTCCTCAACCCTGTCAGGAAGCCGGCCAACTCCCAGGCGTTCCTTGACGGCATTCCGCATCTCAAGAGCCTCCCGGTCCTGGCAACCTGGCCGGAGATCGAGGACATAGCCGGCGAGGAACTGGCCCGCGCCTTTTACGACGGTGCACCCCTGGATGACGTGATCAAGCGGATCGACGAGCGCACCCGGCCGTTGTTCACCTCCAGTGACGGCACCCGATGA
- a CDS encoding carbohydrate ABC transporter permease, giving the protein MGIPLIGSAWLAFTDYYGFGAPSFTGLDNWHRLATDETFWHSLANSAKIAAIAIPLRTALAIGCALLLHRRSSVNSAARTAVFLPSIIPDAAWALLWLWLLNPLYGPLPLTLEAFGLPSPGWFTDPAAARGGLALVASLQMGEGFLVALAARRLLPRSLHEAAAMEGAGRTFTFRRITLPLMAPILTLLALRDVVLLLHTTFIPALLITAGEPHSATLVAPLYVYRRAFLYGELGYASTLSITLLVTAAAVAAAQLIVLHRTRLLELL; this is encoded by the coding sequence GTGGGCATCCCACTCATCGGCTCGGCATGGCTCGCCTTCACCGACTACTACGGTTTCGGCGCCCCCTCATTCACCGGCCTCGACAACTGGCACCGACTCGCCACCGACGAAACCTTCTGGCACTCTCTCGCCAACTCGGCCAAGATCGCAGCCATAGCCATACCCCTGCGAACCGCACTCGCCATCGGCTGCGCGTTGCTACTCCACCGCCGCAGCAGCGTGAACAGCGCCGCCCGCACCGCAGTATTCCTGCCGTCCATCATTCCTGACGCCGCATGGGCTCTCCTGTGGCTCTGGCTGCTCAACCCTCTTTACGGGCCGCTCCCCCTCACCCTCGAAGCATTCGGCCTCCCCTCACCCGGCTGGTTCACCGACCCTGCTGCAGCACGAGGCGGACTCGCGCTCGTCGCATCCCTCCAGATGGGCGAGGGTTTCCTCGTCGCCCTCGCAGCCCGCCGCCTCCTGCCACGCTCCCTGCACGAAGCCGCCGCCATGGAAGGCGCGGGACGCACCTTCACCTTCAGACGCATCACGCTGCCGCTGATGGCACCGATCCTTACTTTGCTCGCACTGCGGGACGTCGTCCTCCTCCTGCACACCACGTTCATCCCGGCCCTGCTGATCACAGCCGGCGAACCGCACTCCGCGACACTGGTGGCACCGCTCTACGTCTACCGCCGCGCATTCCTGTACGGCGAGCTCGGGTATGCCAGCACCCTCTCGATCACGCTGCTGGTCACCGCTGCTGCCGTCGCAGCCGCTCAGCTGATCGTTCTTCACCGCACCCGTCTTCTCGAGCTGCTCTGA